The following proteins come from a genomic window of Anguilla rostrata isolate EN2019 chromosome 17, ASM1855537v3, whole genome shotgun sequence:
- the si:ch211-11k18.4 gene encoding uncharacterized protein si:ch211-11k18.4 — protein sequence MSGKIKSRSAANADSLSGGVSCDERILRDCHQIYIDSDSGLISLAQSVGVTLLPPRKKITVMLMGNHSAGKSSFINWYVEEHIQRTGVAIETQGFSFVTSGRKRESLTGNATLHLYPHFRPLQEFKGFGYFVAQEICDTYARQKRFSLVTFVDTPGLVDGDMKYPFDVDQAILWLGKLCDLVLVFFDPMGQALCKRTLNIVEMLNECQGDKLRFYLSKADEAGSESDRQRVMMQIVQELCKRPGLNKCGFDMPTIYIPNPNKPSRCVNQVEEVCRTIEKTINQTVQNTLNSLEKDCELISEAIADKLSTDRQSSVDNRRARCKGCVLGLLGFCVPLLMLAFLVLGSLSKEVLDMTLGPNGTEALSLYLSPVVKAFESVPVQHQLYCSGGLVLLSFILLLLARLFFRTRPTLSGRQKRQLQEKLEYVQEVVKNKKKNLYEEYLRQSVADHDMD from the exons TCTTGCGGGACTGCCATCAAATTTACATCGATAGCGATAGTG GATTGATTTCTCTGGCTCAAAGTGTTGGGGTAACTCTACTGCCACCAAGGAAGAAAATCACTGTCATGCTCATGGGAAATCACTCTGCTGGCAAGAGCTCCTTCATCAACTG gtatGTGGAGGAGCACATACAGCGAACAGGTGTGGCCATTGAGACGCAGGGCTTCAGTTTCGTCACCAGTGGGCGCAAGAGAGAGTCTCTCACG GGGAATGCAACTCTGCACCTCTACCCTCATTTCAGGCCTCTTCAGGAATTCAAGG GCTTCGGGTACTTTGTGGCACAAGAGATCTGTGACACCTACGCACGGCAGAAGCGCTTCAGTCTGGTGACTTTTGTGGACACGCCAGGGCTGGTGGACGGTGACATGAAGTACCCCTTCGATGTGGATCAGGCCATACTGTGGCTCG GTAAACTGTGCGACCTGGTTCTGGTCTTCTTCGACCCCATGGGCCAGGCGCTGTGCAAACGCACCCTGAACATCGTGGAGATGCTGAACGAGTGCCAGGGCGACAAACTGCGCTTCTACCTGAGCAAGGCGGATGAGGCGGGCAGCGAGTCGGACAGACAG AGGGTGATGATGCAGATAGTCCAGGAGCTGTGCAAGAGGCCGGGACTCAACAAATGCGGGTTCGACATGCCGACCATCTACATCCCAAACCCCAACAAG CCAAGCCGTTGTGTGAATCAGGTTGAGGAGGTGTGCAGGACCATAGAGAAGACCATCAACCAGACCGTACAGAACACCCTCAACTCTCTGGAGAAGGACTGCGAGCTCATCAGCGAAGCCATCGCTGATAAACTCAGCACTGACAG GCAGAGCAGCGTGGATAACCGGCGCGCTCGCTGCAAAGGCTGCGTTCTGGGCCTCCTGGGCTTCTGCGTCCCGCTGCTGATGCTGGCGTTCCTGGTGCTGGGGAGCCTCTCCAAGGAGGTGCTGGACATGACCCTGGGGCCGAACGGCACGGAAGCCCTGTCCCTCTACCTG TCTCCCGTGGTGAAGGCATTTGAGTCCGTCCCCGTTCAGCACCAGCTGTACTGCTCCGGGGGGCTCGTCCTGCtctccttcatcctcctcctcctcgcccggCTGTTCTTTCG caCGAGGCCTACTCTCTCCGGCCGACAGAAGAGGCAGCTCCAGGAGAAGCTGGAGTACGTTCAAGAGGTGGTGAAAAATAAGAAG AAGAATCTGTATGAAGAATACCTCCGTCAGAGCGTGGCCGATCACGACATGGACTGA
- the rabep2 gene encoding rab GTPase-binding effector protein 2 isoform X2, translating to MEQIDTQATQNASEEKVASLQAQLADCRAQLEHWQGVATICEMSKREELGELQKQCDQEIQSLQEALRATASQYEGRISMLQSERAQWRRGGASTPIDCKGRSPKGRSDGDPALKEGPRGGGQTDREAGGAGEGPDGEPGDLEARGEGLDGEGAESEGGSLLVEGYFSQHCDTSSLSSFSLDTPSLPRRPPPQEDTASLLSTGTLVPEAIYLPPPGHRLITHSDWDALHAQVSELQGELARLREERADLEKELASYTADTQRQVSVLQSQVQTSEALLQDLQQSLSQSQNTVQSRLAELSLSQKKMCTELSRLRGGDKQEEGEEDPLAFLSPNLQGAHCEERLRIEIVNLKEQLETRTEESGLSVFQLSSLKTETDRIQSHNEKLQNELQACRTELAGLRVAMSHLHQDCKAQSNEKSALQQQCLELRSQVISLRSQVDTSQAVQRDFVQLSQSLQVKLELIRQAESMAQVKEILGEGLTGDVTEPAETT from the exons ATGGAGCAGATAGACACGCAAGCAACTCAAAATGCTTCAGaagaaaaag TCGCCAGCCTGCAGGCCCAGCTAGCCGATTGCCGAGCACAGTTGGAGCACTGGCAGGGCGTGGCGACAATATGCGAGATGAGCAAACGGGAGGAACTCGGGGAGTTACAGAAGCAATGCGATCAAGAGATCCAGTCGCTGCAGGAAGCTTTGAGAG cgaCCGCGTCTCAGTACGAAGGGAGGATTTCAATGCTGcagtctgagcgcgctcagtggaggaggggcggagccagcacACCCATCGACTGCAAG GGCCGCTCGCCGAAGGGGAGGAGTGACGGAGACCCCGCCCTGAAGGAGGGgccccggggaggggggcagacgGACAGGGAGGCGGGcggagcgggggaggggcccGACGGCGAGCCCGGCGACCTGGAggcgcggggggaggggctggacgGCGAGGGGGCGGAGAGCGAGGGCGGGAGCCTGCTGGTGGAGGGCTACTTCTCGCAGCACTGCGAcacctcctcgctctcctccttctccctggACACGCCCTCGCTgccccgccgcccgcccccccaggaGGACACCGCCTCGCTCCTCTCCACGGGGACGCTGGTGCCCGAGGCCATCTACCTGCCCCCGCCCGGGCACCGGCTGATCACCCACTCCGACTGGGACGCCCTGCACGCACAG gTGTCTGAGCTGCAGGGAGAGTTGGCTcgtctgagagaggagagggccgACCTGGAGAAAGAGCTGGCCTCCTACACTGCCGACACCCAGAGACAG GTCTCAGTCCTACAGTCTCAGGTTCAGACCTCGGAGGCCCTGCTTCAGGATCTGCAGCAgtccctcagccaatcacagaacacCGTGCAGAGCCGGCTG gccgagctctctctctcccagaagAAGATGTGCACTGAGCTATCCAGGCTGAGAGGAGGAGACaagcaggaagagggagaggaagaccCCCTGGCATTCCTCAGCCCAAATCTGCAG GGGGCGCACTGTGAGGAGAGGCTGCGGATTGAGATCGTCAACTTGAAGGAGCAGCTGGAGACACGGACGGAGGAGagcggtctgtctgtct TTCAGCTGTCCAGTCTGAAGACAGAGACGGACCGCATACAGAGCCACAACGAAAAG CTGCAAAACGAGTTGCAGGCCTGTCGCACTGAACTCGCGGGCCTGCGGGTGGCGATGTCTCACCTGCACCAAGACTGTAAGGCGCAGAGCAATGAGAAG TCcgccctgcagcagcagtgccTGGAGCTGCGCAGTCAGGTCATCAGTCTGCGCAGTCAGGTGGACACCAGCCAGGCCGTGCAGAGGGACTTTGTGCAGCTGTCGCAGTCGCTGCAG gtgaagCTGGAGTTGATCCGCCAGGCCGAATCCATGGCTCAAGTGAAGGAGATCCTCGGGGAGGGGCTGACCGGCGACGTCACAGAGCCCGCGGAAACGACGTGA
- the rabep2 gene encoding rab GTPase-binding effector protein 2 isoform X1, which translates to MEQIDTQATQNASEEKEAVASLQAQLADCRAQLEHWQGVATICEMSKREELGELQKQCDQEIQSLQEALRATASQYEGRISMLQSERAQWRRGGASTPIDCKGRSPKGRSDGDPALKEGPRGGGQTDREAGGAGEGPDGEPGDLEARGEGLDGEGAESEGGSLLVEGYFSQHCDTSSLSSFSLDTPSLPRRPPPQEDTASLLSTGTLVPEAIYLPPPGHRLITHSDWDALHAQVSELQGELARLREERADLEKELASYTADTQRQVSVLQSQVQTSEALLQDLQQSLSQSQNTVQSRLAELSLSQKKMCTELSRLRGGDKQEEGEEDPLAFLSPNLQGAHCEERLRIEIVNLKEQLETRTEESGLSVFQLSSLKTETDRIQSHNEKLQNELQACRTELAGLRVAMSHLHQDCKAQSNEKSALQQQCLELRSQVISLRSQVDTSQAVQRDFVQLSQSLQVKLELIRQAESMAQVKEILGEGLTGDVTEPAETT; encoded by the exons ATGGAGCAGATAGACACGCAAGCAACTCAAAATGCTTCAGaagaaaaag AGGCAGTCGCCAGCCTGCAGGCCCAGCTAGCCGATTGCCGAGCACAGTTGGAGCACTGGCAGGGCGTGGCGACAATATGCGAGATGAGCAAACGGGAGGAACTCGGGGAGTTACAGAAGCAATGCGATCAAGAGATCCAGTCGCTGCAGGAAGCTTTGAGAG cgaCCGCGTCTCAGTACGAAGGGAGGATTTCAATGCTGcagtctgagcgcgctcagtggaggaggggcggagccagcacACCCATCGACTGCAAG GGCCGCTCGCCGAAGGGGAGGAGTGACGGAGACCCCGCCCTGAAGGAGGGgccccggggaggggggcagacgGACAGGGAGGCGGGcggagcgggggaggggcccGACGGCGAGCCCGGCGACCTGGAggcgcggggggaggggctggacgGCGAGGGGGCGGAGAGCGAGGGCGGGAGCCTGCTGGTGGAGGGCTACTTCTCGCAGCACTGCGAcacctcctcgctctcctccttctccctggACACGCCCTCGCTgccccgccgcccgcccccccaggaGGACACCGCCTCGCTCCTCTCCACGGGGACGCTGGTGCCCGAGGCCATCTACCTGCCCCCGCCCGGGCACCGGCTGATCACCCACTCCGACTGGGACGCCCTGCACGCACAG gTGTCTGAGCTGCAGGGAGAGTTGGCTcgtctgagagaggagagggccgACCTGGAGAAAGAGCTGGCCTCCTACACTGCCGACACCCAGAGACAG GTCTCAGTCCTACAGTCTCAGGTTCAGACCTCGGAGGCCCTGCTTCAGGATCTGCAGCAgtccctcagccaatcacagaacacCGTGCAGAGCCGGCTG gccgagctctctctctcccagaagAAGATGTGCACTGAGCTATCCAGGCTGAGAGGAGGAGACaagcaggaagagggagaggaagaccCCCTGGCATTCCTCAGCCCAAATCTGCAG GGGGCGCACTGTGAGGAGAGGCTGCGGATTGAGATCGTCAACTTGAAGGAGCAGCTGGAGACACGGACGGAGGAGagcggtctgtctgtct TTCAGCTGTCCAGTCTGAAGACAGAGACGGACCGCATACAGAGCCACAACGAAAAG CTGCAAAACGAGTTGCAGGCCTGTCGCACTGAACTCGCGGGCCTGCGGGTGGCGATGTCTCACCTGCACCAAGACTGTAAGGCGCAGAGCAATGAGAAG TCcgccctgcagcagcagtgccTGGAGCTGCGCAGTCAGGTCATCAGTCTGCGCAGTCAGGTGGACACCAGCCAGGCCGTGCAGAGGGACTTTGTGCAGCTGTCGCAGTCGCTGCAG gtgaagCTGGAGTTGATCCGCCAGGCCGAATCCATGGCTCAAGTGAAGGAGATCCTCGGGGAGGGGCTGACCGGCGACGTCACAGAGCCCGCGGAAACGACGTGA